The segment CAGGCCTGGCCCTCCCAGCGCACATATTGCCGCTCGTCCTCGCAGATCGGGCAATGTTGCGGCGGCATCGCTGCCGCTGCGAACTGGACGCCACATTGCAGGCAGAGGAAACAGGTCGGCCGTCCTGTTTTGTGCGAATCCATTCAGTGCTTCCTTGAAAGCTGCTTCGTCGCGGCTTCGAGCCCGGCGAGCGTCAGCGGAAACATGCGGCCGCCGAAGATGTCGCGGATCATGGCGACCGAACGGGTAAAACCCCAGTGCTTTTCACTTTCGGGGTTGAGCCATACCGCGTTCGGCCATTGCTGCAGCAGGCGGCCGAGCCAGACGACGCCGGCCTCCGGATTCCAATGCTCGACCGAGCCGCCGGGATGGGCGATCTCATAGGGGCTCATCGAGGCATCGCCGACGACGATCACCTTGTAGTCCGGACCGTATTTGTGGAGCAGATCGAAGGTCGGAACCACCTCCGCATGGCGACGGCGATTGTCCTTCCACACACCCTCATAGAGGCAGTTGTGGAAGTAAAAATATTCGAGCTGGCGGAATTCGGCGCGGGCAGCGGAAAACAGCTCCTCGACGCTTCTGATGTGATCGTCCATCGAGCCGCCGACATCGAAGAACATCAGCAGCTTCACGGCGTTGCGCCGCTCGGGCCGTGTCTGCACGTCGAGATAGCCGTGCTCGGCCGTGGCGTGGATGGTGCCGGGCAGGTCGAACTCCTCCTCGGCGCCTTCGCGCACCCAACGGCGCAAGCGTTTGAGCGCGATCTTGATGTTGCGGGTGCCGAGCTCGACGGCATCGTCGAAATTCCTGAACTCGCGCTTGTCCCAGACTTTCACCGCACGGCGGTTGCGGCTCTCATGCTGGCCAATGCGAACGCCTTCGGGATTGTAGCCATAGGCGCCGAACGGTGAGGTGCCGCCGGTGCCGATCCATTTCGACCCGCCCTGATGGCGGCCCTTCTGGTCCTCCAGCCGCTTTTTCAGCGTTTCCATCAGCTTTTCGAAACCGCCGAGCGCCTCGATGAGCTTTTTCTCCTCATCGGTCAGGTGCTTTTCGGCAAGCCGCCGCAGCCATTCCTCCGGGATGTTTTGGACGTCGACCGGGTTTTCGCCAGCCAACGCTTCGACGCCCTTGAAAACGTGCGAAAAGACCTGATCGAAACGGTCGATGTGGCGCTCGTCCTTCACCAGTGCCGAGCGGGCGAGATAGTAAAAACCCTCGACGTCATAGTCGACCAGCCCCATCTCCAGCCCTTCCAGCAGCGACAGATATTCCCGGAGCGAGACCGGAACCCGCGCAACCTTCAGTTCGAGGAAGAAGGGGATGAACATGGCACCATCTATAGCAGATCATATTCGATGAAGCCGGTGCGCCGTGCCACGTGGTCGTAGAGTTTGCGCGCGGTTGTGTTGGTCTCATGCGTCATCCAGTAGACGTTTTTGACGCCGATCTTGCCGGCTTCCTGCTTGACCGCCTCGATCAGGGCGGCGCCGACGCCCTTGCCGCGCACATCCGGGTCGGCGAACAGATCCTGCAGATAGCAGTTGTTTTTTTCGGACCAGCAGGAGCGATGGTAGAGGTAGTGCGTGAGGCCGACCGCCTTACCGCCGAGCGTGGCGATGAACCCTTTTGGTTCGAACTCACCCGCCGTGAACAGCCGCTTCCAGGTGACGGCGTAGACGTCTTCCGGCAGCTTGGTTTCGTAGAAGGTGAGGTAAGCAGTCCACAGACGCTGCCAGTCGGCATGGTCGGATTGTGCGAGTGGGCGGACGGTGATCTCGGTCATTTCATTTCCTTCCGAAGCTTTCGGCTCAAGCTGCCTCGGTGCCCGGCCCGCGGCAACGGTCCAGCAACGGGAAAGCGCTGTCCGCCGCATGCCCGGCCGCTATGGCTTCGGGCGTTCGTCGCTCGAAAAGCCAAATCGCTGGCTTTTCGTCGGCTTTGGCCGACCGCTCCTCACCCCTGCCTTCTCGCCATGAAAGCCAGCCGCTCGAACAGATGCACGTCCTGTTCGTTCTTCAACAGCGCGCCGTGCAGCTTGGGCAGCGCGTTTTTCGGGTCGGCGCGCAGATCCTCGGGCGCGATATCGTCGGCCACGAGCAGGCGGATCCAGTCGAGCGCCTCGGAGGTCGACGGCTTCTTCTTCAGGCCCGGCACGTCGCGGATCTCGTAGAACTGGGTGAGTGCGGCGCGCACCAGGTTCTGCTTGATGCCGGGATAGTGCACGTCGACAATCCTGTGCAGCGTCTCGACGTCGGGAAAGCGGATATAGTGGAAGAAGCAGCGGCGCAGGAAGGCGTCCGGCAGTTCCTTCTCGTTGTTGGAGGTGATGATGACGATCGGGCGCACGGCGGCGCGGATCGTCTCGCCGGTCTCGTAGACGAAGAACTCCATCCTATCGAGTTCCTGCAGCAAATCGTTGGGGAACTCGATGTCGGCCTTGTCGATCTCATCGATCAGAAGCACGACCTTCCTGGCCGCCGCGAAGGCATCCCACAGCTTGCCGCGTTTGATGTAGTTCCTGATGTCGTTGAAGCGCTCGTCGCCGAGCTGGCTGTCGCGCAGCCGCAAGACGGCGTCATACTCGTAGAGGCCCTGCTGCGCCCTTGTCGTCGACTTGACATGCCATTCGATCAGATCGAGGCCGAGCGCGGCCGCCACTTGCCTGGCCAGTTCGGTCTTGCCGGTGCCGGGCTCGCCCTTGACCAGCAATGGCCGCTCCAGCGCGATCGCCGCATTGACCGCCACCATCAGATCCTTGTCGGCGACATAGGCCGCCGTGCCTTCGAAACGCATTTTTGCTCCTCGGTTTTCACGGCAACCGTAAGGAGGCAGCCCGGCCCATGCAAGGCGCAGCGGGAGGGCGCGGTAAAACCTTGTGCCTGGAAACTCTCACGCAGGGCTGAGTGACGAATTAAGCCACCGAGCATGGCCATCTCTATGGCGCTTGGTTGATCGTCGGCCTATATTGGGCAAGACGGTCTGCGCTTCCCGGCAGGAGAACATTTTCCCCGGGGCCTTAATGATCCCTAGGGAGCTGTCCCTGGGAAGACCCGTGGGTTTTCTCATACGGCGCCCACCTACTTTGTAGGTTCCCGGGATCGCTCTCTCCACCGGTTGTGTGGATCGTCACTCGACGCAAAGGGTCCACGCCTCGGTGGATCATGCGGTGGAAAACGTCGCTCCTAAAACTCCATCCAAATCTGACCTTTTCTACACGTCGGCGCATGACATCCTTGAAAGAACTGAAAAAAAAACTGCGACGCGAAGCACTCGGGCGCCGCGACGCGCTCGATCCGTTCTGGCGGGTGGAGGCAGCACTCGAAATGGCCGAGACGGCGCGGGACAGCATCGCGATAGAGCCGGGCCAGATCGTCTCCGGCTTCTGGCCGATGCGCTCGGAAGTCGACGTCCGGCCGCTGATGTTCGCGTTGCGCGAAAAAGGTGCACGGCTTTGCCTGCCGGCGATTCTCGACAAGACCACCATCGTCTTTCGCGAATTGGTGCGCGGCGCACCGATGATCGAGATGGGGTTTGGCACCGTCGGGCCGCATGAGGAGGCCGAGGTGCTCGATCCCCAGGTGATGCTGGTGCCGCTTGCCGCATTCGATGCGCGCGGCCACCGCATCGGCTACGGCGCCGGCTATTACGACCGTGCCATCGCGCGGCTGGTCGACAAGGGGCAGCCGCCGCGGCTGATCGGCATTGCTTTCGACTGCCAGGAGGTGGCGCTGGTGCCGGACGAGCCGCATGACGTGACCATTCCGGAAATACTCACCGAGAGCGGGTTGCGCCGGTTCGCGCCGAAATTGTAGTAAAGTTCCTGGACGCATGGTCTTTTCCGAAAGTCATGCAGCTTTTCTGCTTCGCTGACCTTCGGTTCGGGATCAGGCTTATATGAGACTTCTCTTCCTCGGCGATATGGTCGGCAAGACGGGACGCACGGCGGTGTGGGAACAACTGCCCGGCCTGATCTCGGATTTCAAACTCGACTTCGTCATCGTCAATGGCGAGAACGCCGCCGGCGGCTTCGGCATCACCGAAGAGATCTTTCGCGAGACGATCGCGGCGGGCGCCGATGTCGTCACCACCGGCAACCATGTCTGGGACCAGCGCGATGCGCTGGCTTTCGCGCCGCGCGAGGAACGGTTCCTGCGTCCGTCCAATTTCCCCAAGGGCACGCCGGGGCGGGGCTCGGGCGTCTACATCGCCAGGAACGGCGCGCGCGTTCTGGTCGCCAACATCATGGGCCGGGTGTTCATGCATCCTGAACTCGACGATCCATTCCAGGCCGGCGAGCGCGAGCTTGCCGCCTGCCCGCTCGGCGAGCAGGCCGATGCGGTGGTCATCGATTTCCATGCCGAGGCGACCTCTGAAAAAATGTGCTTTGCGCACTTCGTCGACGGCCGCGCCAGCCTGGTCGTCGGCACCCACACGCATCAGCCGACCGGCGACCACCATATCCTCAATGGCGGCACCGGCTACATCTCAGACGCAGGCATGTGCGGCGACTATGATTCTTCGCTTGGCATGGACAAGGAGGAGCCGCTCAACCGGTTTCTGTCGAAGGTGCCGAAAGGACGCTTCGAAGCGGCGAGCGGCCCGGCGACATTGTGCGGCGTCGGCGTCGACATTTCGGATCGCAGCGGACTGACCGAGCGGATTGCGCCGTTTCGCCGCGGGCCGCGGCTCGAAGAAACCGCGCCCTCGTTCTGGTCATGACATTGATGTAAGCGATTGTAGTACCTAATTGCCGGCTACGCCTGCTTCAGATCGTAAGAGGGGACGACCTCCATGCAGCTCATCGAATTCCTGGCGCCACATTTCGCCTTTGTCTCCGATCCGACCGCATGGGTCGCGTTGCTGACGCTGATCGTGCTGGAGGTCGTGCTCGGCATCGACAATCTGATCTTCATCTCGATCCTGACCAACAAATTGCCGGAGACGCAGAGGGCCCGCGCCCGGCGAATCGGCATTTCTGCGGCGCTGATCATGCGGCTGGTGCTGCTTGCCACCATCTCGATCATCGTCCAGTTGACGGCGCCGGTGTTCACCGCTTTCGGCCATGGCTTTTCCTGGCGCGATCTGATCCTGATCGCCGGCGGCCTATTCCTCGTCTGGAAAGCGACCAAGGAAATCCACCATACGGTCGATCTCGAGGATCACCAGGATACGATGATCGGCGAGGCGCTGCAGCTTTCGCTGGCCGGAGCCGTCTTCCAGATCCTGCTGCTCGACCTTGTCTTTTCGATCGATTCGATCATCACCGCGGTCGGCATGACCGACGAGATCGCCATCATGTACATCGCCGTCATCGTCGCGGTCACCGTGATGATGCTGGCGGCCGGGCCGCTCGCCAATTTCATCGCCAAGAATCCCAGCATCGTCATGCTGGCGCTGAGCTTCCTGCTGATGATCGGCATGACGCTGATCGCCGACGGCATGGGCTTCCATGTACCGAAGGGCTACATCTACGCCGCCATGGGTTTTTCCGCGCTGGTCGAGGGCCTCAACATGCTGGCGCGACGTCGGAGGAAGGCAAAGGCCGGCGCGGGGCACTGAGTCATCGATGTTTGACTCTTACGGAATTGTACGTACAATATTGTAAATTATGGTGCGGCCTTGCAATTCGAGTGGGATGCTGAAAAGGCCAGGCGCAATCTTGGCAAGCACGGTGTCGCATTCGATCTTGCAAAGGGCGTCTTCGATGATCCGCTTCATCTCCGTGCCTGACCGGTTCGAAGATGGGGAGCAACGATGGCATGCGATCGGGATGATTGAGATGCTGGTGGTTTTGCTCGTTGTGCACACATACCCTGATCTCGACGATGGAGAACGGGTTCGGATTATCG is part of the Mesorhizobium sp. L-2-11 genome and harbors:
- a CDS encoding TIGR00282 family metallophosphoesterase, which translates into the protein MRLLFLGDMVGKTGRTAVWEQLPGLISDFKLDFVIVNGENAAGGFGITEEIFRETIAAGADVVTTGNHVWDQRDALAFAPREERFLRPSNFPKGTPGRGSGVYIARNGARVLVANIMGRVFMHPELDDPFQAGERELAACPLGEQADAVVIDFHAEATSEKMCFAHFVDGRASLVVGTHTHQPTGDHHILNGGTGYISDAGMCGDYDSSLGMDKEEPLNRFLSKVPKGRFEAASGPATLCGVGVDISDRSGLTERIAPFRRGPRLEETAPSFWS
- a CDS encoding 5-formyltetrahydrofolate cyclo-ligase; amino-acid sequence: MTSLKELKKKLRREALGRRDALDPFWRVEAALEMAETARDSIAIEPGQIVSGFWPMRSEVDVRPLMFALREKGARLCLPAILDKTTIVFRELVRGAPMIEMGFGTVGPHEEAEVLDPQVMLVPLAAFDARGHRIGYGAGYYDRAIARLVDKGQPPRLIGIAFDCQEVALVPDEPHDVTIPEILTESGLRRFAPKL
- a CDS encoding BrnT family toxin, whose protein sequence is MIRFISVPDRFEDGEQRWHAIGMIEMLVVLLVVHTYPDLDDGERVRIIGARKATPHERRRYEQEGA
- a CDS encoding vWA domain-containing protein, which translates into the protein MFIPFFLELKVARVPVSLREYLSLLEGLEMGLVDYDVEGFYYLARSALVKDERHIDRFDQVFSHVFKGVEALAGENPVDVQNIPEEWLRRLAEKHLTDEEKKLIEALGGFEKLMETLKKRLEDQKGRHQGGSKWIGTGGTSPFGAYGYNPEGVRIGQHESRNRRAVKVWDKREFRNFDDAVELGTRNIKIALKRLRRWVREGAEEEFDLPGTIHATAEHGYLDVQTRPERRNAVKLLMFFDVGGSMDDHIRSVEELFSAARAEFRQLEYFYFHNCLYEGVWKDNRRRHAEVVPTFDLLHKYGPDYKVIVVGDASMSPYEIAHPGGSVEHWNPEAGVVWLGRLLQQWPNAVWLNPESEKHWGFTRSVAMIRDIFGGRMFPLTLAGLEAATKQLSRKH
- a CDS encoding TerC family protein, yielding MQLIEFLAPHFAFVSDPTAWVALLTLIVLEVVLGIDNLIFISILTNKLPETQRARARRIGISAALIMRLVLLATISIIVQLTAPVFTAFGHGFSWRDLILIAGGLFLVWKATKEIHHTVDLEDHQDTMIGEALQLSLAGAVFQILLLDLVFSIDSIITAVGMTDEIAIMYIAVIVAVTVMMLAAGPLANFIAKNPSIVMLALSFLLMIGMTLIADGMGFHVPKGYIYAAMGFSALVEGLNMLARRRRKAKAGAGH
- a CDS encoding GNAT family N-acetyltransferase, producing the protein MTEITVRPLAQSDHADWQRLWTAYLTFYETKLPEDVYAVTWKRLFTAGEFEPKGFIATLGGKAVGLTHYLYHRSCWSEKNNCYLQDLFADPDVRGKGVGAALIEAVKQEAGKIGVKNVYWMTHETNTTARKLYDHVARRTGFIEYDLL
- a CDS encoding AAA family ATPase, with the translated sequence MRFEGTAAYVADKDLMVAVNAAIALERPLLVKGEPGTGKTELARQVAAALGLDLIEWHVKSTTRAQQGLYEYDAVLRLRDSQLGDERFNDIRNYIKRGKLWDAFAAARKVVLLIDEIDKADIEFPNDLLQELDRMEFFVYETGETIRAAVRPIVIITSNNEKELPDAFLRRCFFHYIRFPDVETLHRIVDVHYPGIKQNLVRAALTQFYEIRDVPGLKKKPSTSEALDWIRLLVADDIAPEDLRADPKNALPKLHGALLKNEQDVHLFERLAFMARRQG